In the Daphnia pulicaria isolate SC F1-1A chromosome 2, SC_F0-13Bv2, whole genome shotgun sequence genome, one interval contains:
- the LOC124327198 gene encoding CCAAT/enhancer-binding protein-like, with translation MITSGSSPPCSLVAMDSPLFYELQDHCHDVSSVTKTQQQQQQQQRRSVSNNLHLNLTTSSNSIADLTSARGLAPIRVPPSGAVFGNAPQQQQIGEASYPELADINTPEISLDLQGLIDCEGLLSDLSRQPSSSTNPYLTNYMRQTQQQQQQQQQQQQYMPHHQQQQHQQQQQQQQQQQQHQSHHHPYNSLVKEEPLDSGTYSPPPQQHYSGGGYTAYDSSYGGQYPSTSSGHSSNNNNHKLLGPSNINSPGSVKSVSSSVSESSSSKRSGIGGGGASGSGGSKRADKGTDEYRRRRERNNIAVRKSREKAKLRSRETEEKVKLLVRDNERLQKRVEQLTEELNILHTLFTNVGGVPESVQREVAKHLENIQHQQRYQ, from the exons ATGATTACTAGTGGCAGTTCACCGCCATGTTCATTAGTGGCCATGGATTCGCCGCTATTCTATGAGCTGCAGGACCATTGCCACGACGTGAGCTCAGTGACGaaaacccaacaacaacaacaacagcagcagcgtcgTAGTGTGTCGAACaatcttcatttaaatttgactACGTCGAGCAATTCCATCGCCGATTTGACATCGGCGCGAGGACTGGCTCCCATTCGTGTTCCCCCGTCCGGCGCCGTTTTCGGAAACGcgccgcaacaacaacaaatcggCGAGGCTTCCTATCCGGAACTGGCCGACATCAACACTCCCGAAATCTCGCTGGATCTCCAG GGTCTGATTGACTGCGAGGGATTATTGTCGGACTTGTCCCGACAACCTTCTTCCTCGACCAACCCTTATTTAACCAACTACATGCGCCAGactcaacaacagcagcaacaacaacagcaacaacaacagtacaTGCCAcaccaccaacagcagcaacatcaacagcagcagcaacaacaacaacagcaacaacaacaccaaagtCACCATCATCCGTACAATAGTTTGGTGAAAGAAGAACCGCTGGATTCCGGAACGTACAGCCCACCTCCGCAACAGCACTACTCGGGCGGAGGTTACACGGCGTACGACAGTTCTTACGGCGGTCAATATCCATCAACTAGTAGCGgccacagcagcaacaacaacaaccacaaacTCTTGGGTCCGAGTAACATCAACAGTCCCGGATCTGTCAAAAGTGTTTCCTCATCGGTGAGCGAATCTTCGTCTTCCAAACGGAGCGGAATCGGCGGCGGAGGGGCCAGCGGATCGGGCGGAAGCAAACGGGCCGACAAGGGGACGGACGAGTACCGGAGGCGTCGGGAGCGGAACAACATTGCCGTGCGCAAGTCGCGCGAAAAGGCCAAGCTGCGCTCGAGAGAAACGGAAGAGAAAGTCAAATTGTTGGTGAGGGACAACGAGCGGCTGCAGAAGCGCGTGGAGCAGTTGACGGAAGAGCTCAACATTTTGCACACGCTCTTCACCAATGTGGGCGGAGTGCCGGAGAGCGTCCAGCGCGAGGTGGCCAAACACCTGGAGAACATCCAGCACCAGCAGCGCTACCAGTaa